The following are encoded in a window of Chitinivibrionales bacterium genomic DNA:
- the speD gene encoding adenosylmethionine decarboxylase codes for MINRCRGKKIKLEGFNNLTKSLSFNIYDICYARSKASQEDYMNYIDEAYNSKKLQSIVEEVSRIIQAKIINMSTQDYDPLGASVTVLINEEGLIPSGAGSATAHLDKSHIAIHTYPETNSYTGISTFRVDVDVSTCGMISPLRALDFLIDSFESDIVLMDYKVRGFTRDVRGRKLYIDHDITSIQEYVSDEILSRYIAYDINIVSDNIFHTKMMAKRFKLNDYLFGPDSENLSSATKAKVRKLLKKEIQEIFECQNIHQD; via the coding sequence ATGATCAACCGTTGTCGCGGTAAAAAGATCAAACTTGAAGGGTTCAATAACCTGACAAAATCATTGAGCTTTAATATATATGATATATGTTATGCCCGTTCCAAGGCGTCTCAGGAAGATTACATGAATTATATCGATGAAGCGTATAATTCCAAAAAGCTCCAGTCGATTGTCGAGGAAGTCTCCCGCATAATCCAGGCAAAAATTATCAATATGTCTACCCAGGACTACGATCCCCTGGGCGCCAGCGTTACTGTTTTGATCAACGAAGAAGGATTAATTCCTTCCGGCGCCGGTTCCGCAACCGCCCATCTTGATAAAAGTCATATAGCGATTCACACCTATCCCGAAACCAATTCCTACACGGGAATTTCCACCTTCAGGGTTGATGTCGATGTTTCGACGTGTGGAATGATTTCTCCTTTGCGCGCCCTCGATTTTCTTATTGACAGTTTTGAATCGGATATTGTTCTGATGGATTATAAAGTCCGCGGATTTACCCGTGATGTAAGGGGCAGAAAACTATATATCGATCATGATATCACCTCAATCCAGGAATATGTCTCCGATGAAATACTTTCCCGGTATATCGCCTATGATATTAATATTGTTTCGGATAATATTTTCCATACAAAGATGATGGCAAAACGATTCAAGCTTAATGATTACCTTTTCGGGCCGGACAGTGAAAATCTTTCATCTGCAACCAAGGCCAAGGTAAGAAAACTTCTCAAAAAAGAAATTCAGGAAATATTTGAGTGCCAGAATATTCACCAAGACTG
- a CDS encoding phosphatase PAP2 family protein, with product MLDFFLYIDRTLFLFFNSTIANPVFDVIFPIITNEEFWIIPAIVAAIFFIRFEKKKALLVIGAMLIAVAISDPVCCRILKPLFDRPRPCHPEVLLEGGRFLMGNKRSPSFPSAHAMNMFTQAMLLTMFYPRRWIWFFLFASLIGFSRIYVGVHYPLDVLAGALFGILTGFFVFSGLTIISNKIRRMQIASGKLKNPG from the coding sequence ATGCTTGATTTCTTTCTCTATATCGACCGTACTCTTTTTCTTTTTTTCAACAGTACTATTGCCAATCCTGTTTTTGATGTCATTTTTCCGATTATTACCAATGAAGAATTCTGGATAATTCCGGCGATTGTTGCCGCAATTTTTTTCATTCGCTTTGAAAAAAAGAAGGCTCTTCTGGTTATCGGGGCCATGCTCATTGCGGTTGCGATATCCGATCCGGTATGCTGCAGGATTCTTAAGCCATTGTTCGATCGTCCCAGGCCATGCCATCCCGAGGTGCTTCTTGAAGGAGGGCGTTTTTTGATGGGAAACAAGCGCTCACCATCGTTCCCCTCGGCCCATGCCATGAATATGTTTACCCAGGCAATGCTTCTTACAATGTTTTATCCTCGACGGTGGATCTGGTTTTTTCTTTTTGCCTCATTGATTGGTTTTTCGAGGATATATGTGGGCGTTCATTACCCTCTGGATGTTTTAGCAGGAGCTTTATTTGGGATTCTAACTGGATTTTTTGTATTTTCTGGCCTCACAATTATTAGTAACAAGATTCGTAGAATGCAGATTGCTTCAGGAAAACTGAAAAACCCCGGGTGA
- a CDS encoding response regulator — translation MHKILIVDDSKNFCTMMQDFFKLKYNVAVAHSGEEALERCRNESFDMVISDINMPGIKGPELLQQIKEAWPQIHTILITAYSIDSYINIAKKFNISSIMPKTVPFNFTELFTMVDGILTGNIFGLSRYLLSGAEINSSTIKSSRESRQIRESIVDLLSLRFERASDMKLLLDEAITNAIYHAPRCPDGSQKYREFTEVELEPHEFVAIEYGFDSEKYGVSVSDNLGKLKKETVLERIDRHTAGEGIMDDSGRGIHMSRLFADRMFINIQPDIKTEVILINYISKKYKGYKPLYVNEL, via the coding sequence ATGCATAAAATTCTGATTGTCGATGACAGCAAAAATTTCTGTACCATGATGCAAGACTTTTTCAAGTTGAAGTATAATGTCGCTGTTGCTCATAGCGGTGAAGAGGCCCTGGAACGGTGCAGAAATGAATCCTTTGATATGGTTATTTCCGATATTAACATGCCCGGCATAAAAGGTCCCGAACTTCTGCAGCAGATCAAAGAAGCCTGGCCACAGATTCACACCATTTTAATAACCGCATACAGCATCGACAGCTACATTAATATTGCCAAAAAATTCAACATATCGAGTATCATGCCAAAAACGGTTCCATTTAATTTCACGGAACTCTTCACGATGGTTGATGGAATCCTGACCGGAAATATATTCGGTTTATCCCGCTATCTTCTTTCAGGCGCAGAGATCAACTCCAGTACTATCAAATCTTCCCGCGAATCCCGTCAGATAAGAGAATCGATTGTCGATCTGCTTTCCCTCAGGTTTGAGAGGGCATCGGATATGAAATTGTTGCTGGATGAAGCAATTACTAATGCGATTTACCATGCCCCCCGATGTCCCGATGGATCGCAAAAATATAGAGAGTTCACCGAAGTTGAACTCGAGCCGCACGAATTTGTTGCAATAGAATACGGATTCGATTCCGAAAAATATGGTGTTTCAGTCAGTGATAACCTTGGGAAACTGAAAAAAGAGACGGTATTGGAAAGAATAGACCGTCATACGGCAGGAGAAGGAATTATGGATGATTCCGGAAGGGGTATTCATATGAGCCGGCTGTTTGCGGATCGTATGTTTATCAATATACAGCCTGATATAAAAACGGAAGTTATTCTTATCAACTATATTTCAAAAAAGTATAAAGGTTATAAGCCCTTATACGTAAATGAATTGTAG